Proteins encoded by one window of Massilia sp. NR 4-1:
- a CDS encoding class I SAM-dependent methyltransferase, whose protein sequence is MSLAQRLANLSPERRELLERLAHPARLTRAGRREEQASFEQERLWFLQQLEPEDSSYHLHLQLALPPELDRAAWDAAWRYLAARHETLRTRFVERDGVPFQMVEDVDPGPMPVHDLSGEPPAAQQEQAALLAREQAETPFDLGRAPLFRTALLRLSSGWFQLLTIHHIVADGWSIDILMRDLNAAYQASLQGRPVPLAPLRVQFADFARWQRAQLSGAHLDELLAFWSGYLAGAPELALPADRPPPPIPTRRADVRARLLAAPQRDALYELARRAGATVFQVLLAAFAALLHRYTGQTDLVLGAPMANRAPEEAEDLIGFFLNTILLRVRLTSEQSFLQVLAATRESSVAAYSGQQLPFARLVEHLQPRRALGHNPLYRATVQFFKSRHSTARTSALREEIGYRRTATNVDLALDLFESGEGLLSRFEFNCDVFDGATVARLLDHWERMLAAILAAPGQPIGTLPLTSTADQALLAAWAGQTQVPCTGWTFESFGERTALTSPQARLSYAELDRRCGQLATLLRARGAGPERVVAIRLADGLDTAVAILAAWRAEAAFVYLDPALPSQRAAALLVEAAPEALLDDAPWWREALADAEVMPARPIPPQRLAALIYTSGSTGMPKGVLIEHGALANQVHWLRTALELTPADVVLQKYSFSFDAALSELLCGLAAGAEVVLARDQGRDADELVRLIQSHGVTLLDVFPSLLAVLLDHEGFAACTTLRRILVGGEALPAALAARLAQTLPAVQLINAYGPTEATITAAAAHLAPDASPLAAPPIGRPIAGNSAYVLDGAMQLVPPGLPGELYLGGAGLARGYLHDAALTARRFVPNPFGPGRLYASGDRARHRADGQLDYLGRADQQIKLRGYRIELGEIEAALLRHPGVRAAAATLLRCPTAADGQSALLQWRLEQLSPSEADFLYRFETDQDQIRSQTMWRNTPQFQLYLNFQQPGFAPAPQPAQRNWLLQRTLDETVADLTAIDAIARRCVAGSARPEMEGGWEASTAAWSARELLIDGQQVMQEWERPLMQALASAAAKSGGDIAEIGFGMGISATLLQECGVRAHTIVECHPEVLARLAQWRAQRPGAAITAVPSRWQDWIFEPGSFDGVLFDTYPTSEEEYSTEVAGSPTFAASFFPTAQRLLRPGGVFTYYSNEIDSLSRRHQRLLLEHFSSFSVTLVRGLRPPPDCQYWWADSMAVVTAVK, encoded by the coding sequence GTGAGCCTCGCGCAACGCCTGGCCAATCTCTCTCCCGAACGGCGCGAACTGCTCGAAAGGCTGGCGCATCCGGCCCGGCTCACCCGCGCCGGGCGGCGCGAGGAACAAGCCTCGTTCGAGCAGGAGCGCCTATGGTTCCTGCAGCAGCTGGAACCGGAGGACAGCTCGTACCACCTGCACCTGCAATTGGCGCTGCCGCCGGAACTGGACCGCGCCGCCTGGGACGCCGCATGGCGCTACCTGGCCGCGCGCCACGAAACCTTGCGCACCCGCTTCGTCGAGCGCGACGGCGTGCCGTTCCAGATGGTCGAGGATGTGGACCCAGGCCCCATGCCAGTGCACGACCTGAGCGGCGAGCCCCCCGCCGCGCAGCAGGAGCAGGCGGCGCTTCTGGCGCGCGAACAGGCCGAAACACCGTTTGACCTGGGCCGTGCCCCCCTATTCCGCACCGCCCTGCTGCGCCTGTCGAGCGGCTGGTTCCAGCTGCTGACGATCCACCACATCGTGGCCGACGGCTGGTCGATCGACATTCTGATGCGCGACCTGAACGCCGCCTACCAAGCTTCCCTGCAGGGCCGGCCGGTGCCGCTGGCGCCGCTGCGCGTGCAGTTCGCCGACTTCGCCCGCTGGCAGCGCGCGCAATTGAGCGGCGCGCACCTCGACGAACTGCTGGCGTTCTGGAGCGGCTATCTCGCCGGCGCACCGGAACTGGCGCTGCCGGCCGACCGGCCGCCGCCGCCCATCCCCACCCGCCGCGCCGATGTACGCGCGCGCCTGCTGGCCGCGCCCCAGCGCGACGCGCTGTACGAGCTGGCGCGCCGCGCCGGGGCCACCGTGTTCCAGGTGTTGCTGGCGGCCTTTGCGGCCTTGCTGCACCGCTATACCGGCCAGACCGATCTCGTGCTCGGCGCGCCGATGGCCAACCGCGCGCCGGAGGAAGCCGAGGATCTGATCGGTTTCTTCCTCAACACCATCCTGCTGCGCGTGCGCCTGACTTCCGAACAAAGCTTCCTGCAGGTGCTGGCGGCCACGCGCGAATCCAGCGTGGCCGCCTATTCGGGCCAGCAACTGCCCTTCGCCAGGCTGGTCGAACACCTGCAGCCGCGCCGTGCGCTGGGCCACAATCCCCTATACCGTGCCACGGTGCAGTTCTTCAAGTCGCGCCACAGCACCGCGCGTACCAGCGCGCTGCGCGAGGAAATCGGCTACCGGCGCACGGCCACCAACGTCGATCTGGCACTCGATCTGTTCGAAAGCGGCGAAGGTTTGCTGAGCCGCTTCGAATTCAATTGCGATGTGTTCGACGGCGCCACCGTCGCGCGCCTGCTCGATCACTGGGAACGCATGCTGGCCGCCATACTCGCCGCACCCGGCCAGCCGATCGGTACACTGCCGCTGACCAGCACCGCCGACCAGGCCCTGCTGGCCGCCTGGGCCGGCCAGACGCAAGTCCCTTGCACCGGCTGGACGTTCGAAAGCTTTGGCGAGCGCACCGCCCTGACCTCGCCGCAGGCCCGCCTGAGCTACGCAGAACTCGACCGCCGCTGCGGGCAGCTGGCCACGCTCCTGCGCGCGCGCGGCGCCGGCCCCGAGCGGGTGGTCGCCATCCGCTTGGCAGATGGTCTGGACACCGCCGTCGCCATCCTGGCGGCCTGGCGCGCGGAAGCGGCCTTCGTCTATCTCGACCCGGCGCTACCCTCCCAGCGCGCGGCGGCGCTCCTGGTCGAAGCCGCGCCGGAGGCCTTGCTCGACGATGCGCCCTGGTGGCGCGAGGCCCTGGCGGATGCGGAGGTGATGCCGGCGCGACCAATCCCGCCGCAACGCCTCGCGGCGCTGATCTACACCTCCGGCTCGACCGGCATGCCGAAAGGCGTCCTGATCGAACATGGCGCGCTCGCCAACCAGGTGCACTGGCTGCGGACAGCGCTGGAGCTGACGCCGGCCGATGTGGTGCTGCAAAAATACTCCTTCAGTTTCGACGCCGCGCTGTCGGAGCTGCTGTGCGGACTCGCGGCGGGCGCCGAAGTCGTCCTGGCCCGCGACCAGGGCCGCGATGCCGATGAACTGGTCCGCCTTATCCAGAGCCACGGCGTGACCCTGCTCGACGTCTTCCCTTCGCTGCTGGCCGTGCTGCTCGACCATGAAGGCTTTGCCGCCTGCACCACGCTACGCCGCATCCTTGTTGGCGGCGAAGCGCTGCCGGCCGCCTTGGCCGCGCGGCTGGCGCAGACACTGCCCGCAGTCCAGCTTATCAACGCCTACGGTCCGACCGAGGCCACGATTACCGCCGCCGCCGCGCATCTGGCGCCCGATGCATCGCCGCTGGCCGCGCCGCCCATCGGCCGGCCGATCGCCGGCAACAGCGCGTATGTGCTGGACGGCGCCATGCAGCTTGTGCCGCCAGGCTTGCCCGGCGAACTGTATCTGGGCGGAGCGGGACTGGCGCGCGGCTATCTGCATGACGCGGCGCTGACCGCGCGCCGCTTCGTTCCCAATCCCTTCGGGCCGGGCCGGCTGTATGCCAGCGGCGACCGCGCGCGCCATCGCGCCGATGGCCAGCTTGACTACCTGGGCCGGGCCGACCAGCAGATCAAGCTGCGCGGCTATCGCATCGAGCTGGGAGAAATCGAAGCCGCACTGCTGCGCCACCCCGGCGTGCGCGCGGCGGCGGCCACGCTGCTGCGCTGCCCCACTGCAGCGGACGGGCAGTCCGCGCTGCTGCAATGGCGGCTGGAACAACTCAGCCCGTCCGAAGCGGACTTCCTGTACCGCTTCGAAACCGACCAAGACCAGATCCGGAGCCAGACCATGTGGCGCAACACTCCCCAATTCCAGCTGTACCTGAATTTCCAGCAGCCCGGCTTCGCCCCGGCGCCACAGCCCGCCCAGCGCAACTGGCTGCTGCAACGGACGCTCGATGAAACCGTCGCCGACCTGACAGCCATTGACGCCATTGCCCGCCGCTGCGTCGCCGGCTCGGCACGGCCCGAGATGGAAGGCGGCTGGGAAGCCAGTACGGCCGCCTGGTCGGCGCGCGAGCTGCTGATCGACGGCCAGCAAGTGATGCAGGAATGGGAGCGGCCGCTGATGCAAGCCCTGGCCAGCGCTGCGGCCAAGTCCGGCGGCGATATCGCCGAAATTGGTTTCGGCATGGGCATCTCGGCTACGCTGCTGCAGGAATGCGGCGTGCGCGCCCACACGATCGTCGAATGCCACCCCGAAGTCCTGGCGCGGCTCGCGCAGTGGCGCGCCCAGCGCCCCGGGGCCGCCATCACGGCCGTCCCCAGCCGCTGGCAGGACTGGATATTCGAACCCGGCTCTTTCGACGGCGTGCTGTTCGACACCTATCCCACTTCCGAGGAAGAGTACAGTACCGAGGTCGCCGGCTCGCCGACCTTCGCGGCCTCGTTCTTCCCCACCGCCCAGCGCCTGCTGCGGCCCGGCGGCGTGTTCACCTATTACAGCAACGAGATCGACTCGCTGTCGCGCCGGCACCAGCGGCTGCTGCTGGAGCACTTCTCGTCGTTTTCGGTGACGCTCGTGCGCGGCCTGCGTCCGCCGCCGGACTGCCAGTACTGGTGGGCCGATTCGATGGCCGTCGTGACGGCGGTGAAATGA
- a CDS encoding phosphopantetheine-binding protein, which yields MSPAHEKLRALWLSRERDYGERLAAFVVPASGAECDPELLRGWLREALPHYMIPDRICTLAELPLNAAGKLDRSALRLPEQPVAAAQPLRAPRSPAEQTIAALFAQVLGAYPDSIDQDFFADLGGHSLAATRLATLIRRAWPIAFPLRVVFESPTVATLAAYVEQACADSPADATIPRLPRQTGNEP from the coding sequence ATGAGTCCGGCCCATGAAAAGCTGCGCGCCTTGTGGCTGTCGCGCGAGCGGGACTACGGCGAACGCCTGGCCGCTTTTGTCGTCCCCGCCAGCGGCGCGGAATGCGATCCAGAACTGCTGCGCGGCTGGCTGCGCGAAGCGCTGCCCCATTACATGATCCCGGACCGCATTTGCACGCTCGCGGAACTGCCCCTCAACGCCGCCGGCAAGCTGGATCGGAGCGCGCTGCGGCTGCCCGAGCAGCCGGTGGCCGCAGCGCAGCCGCTACGCGCCCCGCGCTCGCCGGCCGAGCAGACCATCGCCGCGCTGTTCGCCCAGGTGCTGGGCGCATACCCGGACAGCATCGACCAGGACTTCTTCGCCGATCTCGGCGGCCATTCGCTGGCCGCCACGCGGCTGGCCACGCTGATCCGCCGCGCCTGGCCCATCGCCTTCCCGCTGCGCGTGGTCTTCGAAAGCCCGACAGTCGCCACGCTGGCGGCATATGTGGAGCAGGCCTGCGCCGACAGTCCAGCCGACGCCACCATTCCGCGCCTGCCGCGACAGACCGGCAACGAGCCTTAA
- a CDS encoding type I polyketide synthase, producing the protein MTDQSECVAVIGMAGRFPMAAGVAEFWDNLRQGRECIRFFSEEELRQAGVPAETLAHPAYVRANGVVDGIEQFDADFFGFTPREAEILDPQQRVFLECAAEALQDAGCVAERHPGMIGVFAGTSMSTYAFQLYGNPQLAGRATGFQILIGNDKDHLATRVAYKLNLKGPAITVGTACSTSLVAVGLACQSLIEYQSDVALAGGVTLGVPMLRGYLYEEGGIASPDGHCRSFDAAAMGTVGANGAGCVVLKRLADALADGDPICAVIRGWGLNNDGADKVGYTAPSVAGQAHAIATALAMADVAPDTITMMEAHGTATPLGDPIEFAALCQAWRHSTQHRYCALGSVKSNTGHMDSAAGVAGLIKCVLALQHRQIPPSLHFERPNPKLDMEHSPFFVNTALRDWQPACGVRRAAVSSFGIGGTNAHVILEEAPAVEPGGASRAAQLLLLSARTPGALDAAAERLAAYLDTHPGLPLADVAHTLQLGRSEMKCRRAILVPAGAGDAAALLRQGAPRRSASTGRDGKFEGVAFLFPGQGAQHPGMGAGLYRAEPVYREIVDHCAGLLREPLGLDLRALMHEARQDEALRQTQVTQAAVFVASYALARLWMHWGVRPAALAGHSVGEYTAACLAGVLSLEDALQLIARRGRILASTPPGAMLAVAQSEATLLARFAGAADVAAVNGPALCVLSGGVAAIADIRRQLESEGATVQALHTSHAFHSQLVEGAIAAMAEAMAQVRLHAPTIPYLSNLSGHWIGPHEAQNPEYWGRHLRGTVRFADCLGHLLRDTGCALLEVGPGQTLAGFARQHEAYAPGRLVVSSCRHARDTADDDSIALQALGSLWTAGAAVDWPAFYGAERRRRVPLPTYPFERQRYWIEPSAAAPAAAMPVPAATPQPLEDWLYQPRWVRTAPATPLPADYADGWAIVGGADQQVAALSETLADLGQAAECASSAAGLGALAPGIRTVIALDGIADHMPSTELYYRALALLHGLSRRSAPTTVLFVTRWTFAVAPREREIEPERAAVIGLAIAAAQEYPQLSCRLIDLDAAALSLFGGAHAAALLAEALPQAAPWIAYRGAQRWVLTFEPAPLAPVQPALAPAFEGCYLITGGLGKIGLLIAEFLARRGAATVVLTGRRAMPPRTQWDGSSDPRLGRLRMIEAMGTKVVLCSGDGGVAADVARLVAEARAQGGKIHGVFHAAGLTAAAYFPGFADIGRDVSEAHFAAKPRAARLLAEALRDDPPGFICLMSSISAVLGGIGFGPYAAANAMLDALAAQQSGATRWLSVNWDGWSFDTQGAASSEALICADDGIDVLERVLAAPEIRQLIVSVAPLGPRLQRWLQPPAAVAAPAAAPSASHERPEMSAGFVAPTPGRQTLVADLWRDLMGISPIGADDNFFELGGHSLLAIQVVSRLREALQRDLPVRILFDHPTVAALAAALDALDEQPDTELAKLLDRIEAMPDAEVSSLLDERGPA; encoded by the coding sequence ATGACGGACCAATCCGAATGCGTGGCGGTCATCGGCATGGCCGGCCGCTTTCCCATGGCCGCCGGCGTCGCCGAGTTCTGGGACAATCTGCGCCAGGGCCGCGAATGCATCCGATTCTTCAGCGAGGAGGAGCTGCGCCAGGCCGGCGTGCCGGCCGAGACGCTGGCGCATCCGGCCTATGTGCGCGCGAATGGCGTGGTCGACGGCATCGAGCAGTTCGACGCCGACTTCTTCGGCTTCACGCCGCGCGAAGCCGAGATTCTCGACCCGCAGCAGCGCGTCTTCCTCGAATGCGCCGCCGAAGCGCTGCAAGACGCCGGCTGCGTGGCCGAGCGCCACCCGGGCATGATCGGCGTGTTCGCCGGCACCAGCATGAGCACCTATGCCTTCCAGCTCTACGGTAATCCGCAGTTGGCCGGCCGCGCCACCGGCTTCCAGATCCTGATCGGCAACGACAAGGACCACCTGGCCACCCGGGTGGCCTATAAGCTCAACCTGAAAGGACCGGCGATCACGGTCGGCACGGCCTGCTCCACCTCGCTGGTCGCGGTCGGCCTGGCCTGCCAGAGCCTGATCGAATACCAATCCGACGTGGCGCTGGCCGGCGGCGTCACGCTCGGCGTGCCGATGCTGCGTGGCTATCTTTATGAGGAAGGCGGCATCGCCTCGCCGGACGGCCACTGCCGCTCCTTCGACGCCGCCGCCATGGGCACGGTGGGCGCCAACGGCGCCGGCTGCGTGGTGCTCAAGCGCCTGGCCGACGCGCTGGCCGACGGCGATCCGATCTGCGCCGTGATCCGCGGCTGGGGCTTGAACAACGATGGCGCCGACAAGGTCGGCTACACCGCGCCCAGCGTGGCCGGCCAGGCGCATGCGATCGCCACGGCGCTGGCCATGGCGGACGTGGCGCCGGACACGATCACGATGATGGAAGCGCACGGCACGGCCACGCCGCTGGGCGATCCGATCGAGTTCGCCGCGCTGTGCCAGGCCTGGCGCCACAGCACGCAGCACCGCTATTGCGCGCTGGGCTCGGTCAAGTCCAATACCGGGCATATGGATTCGGCCGCTGGCGTGGCCGGCCTGATCAAATGCGTGCTGGCGCTGCAACATCGCCAGATTCCGCCCAGCCTGCATTTCGAGCGCCCCAATCCCAAGCTCGATATGGAGCACAGCCCCTTCTTCGTCAACACCGCGCTGCGCGACTGGCAGCCCGCATGCGGCGTGCGGCGCGCGGCGGTCAGCTCCTTCGGCATCGGCGGCACCAACGCCCACGTGATTCTGGAGGAAGCGCCGGCAGTCGAACCGGGCGGCGCCTCGCGCGCGGCCCAGCTGCTGCTGCTCTCGGCCCGCACCCCGGGCGCGCTGGACGCGGCGGCCGAGCGGCTCGCGGCCTATCTCGACACCCATCCCGGACTGCCGCTGGCCGACGTGGCGCATACCCTGCAACTGGGCCGCAGCGAAATGAAATGCCGCCGCGCCATCCTCGTGCCGGCCGGCGCCGGCGACGCCGCCGCCCTGCTGCGCCAGGGCGCGCCGCGCCGCAGCGCAAGCACCGGACGCGATGGCAAGTTCGAGGGCGTGGCCTTCCTGTTTCCCGGCCAGGGCGCCCAGCATCCCGGCATGGGCGCGGGCCTGTACCGCGCCGAACCCGTATACCGGGAGATTGTCGACCATTGCGCCGGCCTATTGCGCGAACCGCTCGGCCTCGACCTGCGCGCGCTGATGCATGAGGCCAGGCAGGACGAGGCGCTGCGCCAGACCCAGGTCACGCAGGCGGCGGTGTTTGTCGCCAGCTATGCGCTGGCGCGCCTGTGGATGCATTGGGGCGTCAGGCCGGCCGCCCTCGCCGGCCACAGCGTGGGCGAATACACGGCCGCCTGCCTGGCCGGCGTGCTGTCGCTGGAGGACGCCTTGCAACTGATCGCCCGGCGCGGCCGCATCCTGGCCAGCACGCCACCGGGTGCGATGCTGGCGGTGGCACAGTCCGAGGCGACGCTGCTCGCGCGCTTCGCCGGCGCGGCCGACGTCGCGGCGGTCAACGGGCCGGCGCTGTGCGTGCTGTCCGGCGGCGTGGCCGCCATCGCGGACATCCGGCGCCAGCTCGAAAGCGAAGGCGCCACCGTGCAGGCGCTGCACACCTCGCACGCCTTCCACTCGCAGCTGGTCGAGGGCGCCATTGCAGCGATGGCCGAGGCCATGGCCCAGGTGCGCCTGCACGCGCCCACGATTCCCTATCTGTCCAACCTGAGCGGCCACTGGATCGGCCCGCATGAGGCGCAGAACCCCGAATATTGGGGCCGCCACCTGCGCGGGACGGTCCGCTTCGCCGACTGCCTCGGCCATCTGTTGCGCGATACCGGCTGCGCCCTGCTGGAAGTGGGTCCCGGCCAAACCCTGGCCGGCTTTGCGCGGCAGCACGAAGCCTACGCGCCGGGCCGCCTGGTCGTCTCGTCCTGCCGCCATGCGCGCGACACGGCGGACGACGACAGCATCGCACTGCAAGCCCTGGGCAGCCTGTGGACCGCCGGCGCCGCGGTAGACTGGCCGGCGTTTTACGGCGCCGAACGGCGCCGCCGCGTGCCGCTGCCGACCTACCCGTTCGAACGGCAGCGCTACTGGATCGAACCGTCCGCCGCCGCGCCGGCTGCCGCCATGCCGGTGCCTGCGGCCACGCCCCAGCCGCTGGAGGATTGGCTCTACCAGCCGCGCTGGGTGCGCACGGCGCCGGCCACGCCGCTGCCGGCCGACTATGCGGATGGCTGGGCCATCGTCGGCGGCGCGGACCAGCAGGTGGCCGCCCTGTCCGAAACGCTGGCCGATCTCGGCCAGGCGGCCGAATGTGCCAGCAGCGCCGCCGGTCTGGGCGCGCTGGCGCCCGGCATCCGCACCGTGATTGCGCTGGACGGCATCGCGGACCATATGCCATCCACGGAACTTTACTATCGCGCGCTGGCCCTGCTGCATGGCCTGAGCCGCCGCAGCGCCCCCACCACCGTGCTGTTCGTGACACGCTGGACCTTTGCCGTGGCGCCGCGTGAGCGTGAGATCGAGCCGGAGCGGGCCGCTGTCATCGGCCTGGCCATCGCCGCCGCGCAGGAATATCCGCAACTCAGCTGCCGCCTGATCGACCTCGATGCGGCTGCGCTATCGCTTTTCGGCGGTGCGCACGCGGCGGCCCTGCTGGCCGAGGCGCTGCCGCAGGCGGCGCCCTGGATCGCCTACCGCGGCGCGCAGCGCTGGGTGCTGACATTTGAACCGGCGCCGCTGGCCCCGGTGCAGCCGGCGCTGGCGCCGGCGTTTGAAGGCTGCTACCTCATCACGGGCGGCCTGGGCAAGATCGGCCTGCTGATCGCCGAATTCCTGGCGCGGCGCGGCGCCGCCACGGTGGTGCTGACGGGCCGCCGCGCCATGCCGCCGCGCACGCAATGGGACGGCAGCAGCGACCCGCGCCTCGGCCGGCTGCGCATGATCGAGGCCATGGGCACCAAGGTCGTGCTGTGCAGCGGCGACGGCGGCGTAGCGGCCGACGTGGCGCGCCTGGTTGCCGAGGCGCGCGCACAAGGCGGCAAGATCCACGGCGTTTTCCATGCCGCCGGCTTGACGGCCGCCGCCTACTTCCCCGGCTTTGCGGACATCGGCCGCGACGTCTCCGAAGCGCATTTCGCGGCCAAGCCGCGCGCCGCGCGCCTGCTGGCCGAGGCGCTGCGCGACGACCCGCCCGGCTTCATCTGCCTGATGTCGTCCATCTCGGCGGTGCTGGGCGGCATCGGCTTCGGTCCGTATGCGGCCGCCAATGCGATGCTCGACGCGCTGGCGGCGCAGCAGTCCGGCGCTACGCGCTGGCTCAGCGTCAACTGGGATGGCTGGAGCTTCGATACCCAGGGCGCCGCAAGCAGCGAGGCGCTGATCTGCGCCGACGATGGCATCGACGTGCTGGAACGGGTGCTGGCCGCGCCGGAAATCCGCCAGTTGATCGTCTCTGTCGCGCCGCTCGGCCCGCGCCTGCAACGCTGGCTGCAGCCGCCAGCCGCCGTGGCGGCACCGGCAGCGGCGCCTTCCGCATCGCACGAGCGGCCCGAGATGTCGGCCGGATTCGTCGCACCCACGCCCGGCCGGCAGACGCTGGTGGCCGATCTCTGGCGCGACCTGATGGGCATAAGCCCGATCGGCGCCGACGACAATTTCTTTGAACTGGGCGGCCATTCGCTGCTGGCGATCCAGGTCGTGTCGCGCTTGCGCGAAGCGCTGCAGCGCGATCTGCCGGTGCGCATCCTGTTCGACCACCCCACGGTGGCGGCGCTGGCCGCCGCGCTCGATGCGCTCGACGAGCAGCCCGATACCGAACTGGCGAAACTGTTGGACCGGATCGAAGCCATGCCCGATGCCGAAGTCTCCTCGCTGCTCGATGAAAGGGGGCCGGCGTGA
- a CDS encoding LysR family transcriptional regulator has protein sequence MNTSSLAWNDYQVILAVARHGSLSKAAEALGSSHPTLFRRIRDIEAGLGATLFERSRQGYRPTAAAAELLALAEEFDQRLRDLERDAELGAAGRLTLTTTEVLIPRIVPPLLARCRRELPQVTINLTTGEGLAKMRQREADIALRSGGEPDGDLIGRVVCNIEVAIYAPVNWPSVSEENLHEQTWITVDESLGHLASSQWLQAQGLMRRAAVRCSSTLAVYRLLEEGLGVGILPCHLGDTSPHLRRVSPLLTEFRSQLWLLTPSQLRGVPRVSATVECLTAGLREMKDLFEGRRLAS, from the coding sequence ATGAATACCAGCAGCCTGGCCTGGAACGACTACCAGGTCATCCTGGCAGTAGCCCGTCACGGCTCCCTGTCGAAGGCAGCCGAAGCATTGGGCTCCAGCCATCCCACCCTGTTCCGCCGCATCCGCGACATCGAGGCCGGCTTGGGCGCCACCTTGTTTGAGCGCAGCCGCCAGGGCTACCGTCCGACCGCCGCGGCGGCGGAGCTGCTGGCGTTGGCCGAAGAGTTCGACCAGCGCCTGCGCGACCTGGAACGCGATGCCGAATTGGGCGCCGCCGGACGCCTGACGCTGACCACCACCGAAGTGCTGATCCCCCGCATCGTGCCGCCGTTATTGGCCCGCTGCCGGCGCGAGCTGCCGCAGGTCACGATCAATCTCACCACCGGGGAAGGCCTGGCCAAAATGCGCCAGCGCGAAGCCGATATCGCCCTGCGCTCCGGCGGCGAGCCGGATGGTGATCTGATCGGCCGCGTGGTGTGCAATATCGAGGTGGCCATCTACGCTCCCGTGAACTGGCCTAGTGTTTCGGAAGAGAACCTGCACGAGCAAACCTGGATCACCGTCGATGAATCGCTGGGGCATCTGGCATCGTCGCAATGGCTGCAGGCGCAAGGACTGATGCGGCGCGCGGCGGTGCGCTGTTCCAGCACGCTGGCAGTCTACCGGCTGCTGGAAGAAGGCCTGGGCGTCGGCATCCTGCCCTGCCACCTGGGCGACACCAGCCCCCACCTGCGGCGTGTTTCCCCGCTGCTGACGGAGTTTCGCTCACAGCTATGGCTGCTCACGCCAAGCCAACTGCGCGGCGTGCCCCGGGTATCGGCAACGGTGGAATGCCTGACCGCCGGCCTGCGCGAAATGAAAGACCTGTTCGAAGGCAGGCGGCTGGCAAGCTAA